The Novosphingobium aromaticivorans DSM 12444 genome segment CGGCCCGAGGCGAATGCCCAGCGCTTCAACGCTTCGGCCCGCCGCCTTGCCATGCCCGAGCTGCCGGAGGATCTTTTCGTCGAGGCCGTGCGCCAGCAGGTGCTGGCCGACAAGGACTGGTTCCCCACGGTCGAAGGCGGATCGATGTACCTGCGCCCGTTCATGTTCGCGAGCGAGGCATTCCTCGGCGTTCGCCCTGCACGGCAGTACAAGTTCATGGTCATTGCCAGCCCGGCCGGCAACTACTTCAAGTCCGGCGCACCGGCCGTCTCGATCTGGGTGAGCGACTATACCCGCGCGGCGCCCGGCGGCACCGGCGCGGCCAAGTGCGGCGGCAACTACGCCGCCAGCCTCGTCCCCACGGCCGAGGCGTTTTCGCGCGGGCATGACCAGGTCCTGTTCCTCGACGCTGCCGAACACAAGTGGGTCGAGGAACTGGGGGGCATGAACCTGTTCTTCGTGTTCGACGACGGTTCGATCCTGACCCCGGAACTGACCGGCACGATCCTACCCGGCATCACCCGTTCCAGCCTGCTCACGCTTGCAGCGGAAGAAGGCCTGACCGTGCGCGAAGGCCGCTACAGCCTCGACCAGTGGAAGGCCGACGCCGCATCGGGCAAGCTCATCGAAACCTTTGCCTGCGGCACGGCGGCCGTCGTGACGCCCGTCGGCAAGGTCGCCAGCCGCGATGGCGAGTTCACCATCGGCTCGGGTGGCCCCGGCCAGCTGACCCAGAAGCTGCGCCAGAAGCTGGTAGGCATCCAGCGGGGCGAAATCGCCGATACCCACGGATGGGTCTCGCGCATCGCCTGATGCCCCTCTGCCAAAGGCACGAAAAAGCCCGCCGCTCCTCAGGGAACGGCGGGCTTTTCAATGCTTGCAATATCAGAAGTCGAACTGCGCGCGCATCCCGAGCACGTCCGCCGAATAGCTGCGGTCGGTGCCCGCAGCCACCGCCGCATCGTTGATCCACATGTGGCCGTAGTCCAGAATGAAGCGGACGTAGTCGGTCGGTACCCACAGCAACGACGCGCCGGCGAGCTGCTGGCGGCCACCGATCACCCCGTTGTCGTTGAGGTCGAGCCAGTCGTAGCGGACGTTTACCTGAACCGCACCGATGCCGCCCTTGTCGACCGGATTCTTCGGCTTGATCCGTCCCCAGGCACCATCCGCGAGGCGATAGGGCAGCGTGTCGCCCTTGGTCAGGAACAGGCCCGCCTCGGCATAGCCGCCGTTGAACGTCGGGTCGGCCAGCGCGCCGGGACGATTGGTCTTCATCCACTGCGATTCCGCGGCGAAGTGCAACGGCCCGCCGGTCCATGCGAACTCCAGGCCATAGTTCGTTTCCGACAACGCGCTGATTGCCTTGGTGTCGACGAAGCGCACGTCGGTGGTGTGCGTGAAGGGCCGAGCGCGATAGCGCACGGTTGAATAGCCATCGTTCAGGTCGTGGTAGTGGGCAGAGCCACCGAGGTGGAGTTGCCCGCCCATGAGCTTGGGCTGCAACGCGAAGCGACCGTCGATCGAATAGCTGTTGTTGCTGTCGGCGTTGAGGTCGGACACGTTGTCGGTGAACGCGCCGACCTGGGCCAGCACCATGCCCTTCTGGTACTGCGCCGAAAGGCCGAGGCGGCGCTCGAAGCCGAACGCGGTATTGAACGAGGCGCGTTCCATGAAGCTGGTGAAGAGGTCGGACTCGGTGTCCTCCATCGACTCGAACGGCTTCTGCTGGCCGAGGGTGACCGTAACGTTGCGGATGCCGTTGTAGGTCAGGAACACGTCGGTCAGCTCGACGCTGCTGTTCGCGAAATCGGCCTCGATGCGATATCCGAAGTTGCCGGGAATGGTGCCGTCCACGCCAAGGTAGGCCCGGCGGAATTCAGAACCGATCCCCAGGCTCTTGCTGCCGATGGAGGACGGCGCCATGACCGATGCCGCATCGATCTGAAGACGTCCGCGTGGCTTGAAGCTCCACTTGCCAGCCTTCGGATTCTTGGGATCGACCGGCGATTCGATGCGCGGGCCACCGTCCCACGTGATCGCGACGGGCGGCTTGCCGGTGACGGTGGGCGCGGGGATCGCGGCAACCGCCGTGGCGGTGGCGTCACCCTTGGCCTTTGCCTCGGCGAGCTGGTTCTGCAGCGTCGCGATCTGCGCCTGCATGGCCTGCATGGCGTCCATCTGGCTCTGCATCTGCGACTGCATCTGCTGGAGCTGCGCCTGCAGCGCTGCAAGGTCGGGCTTGGCGGTCGATGCATGGGCCGGGATGCTCCACCCGGCGGCACAGGCCAGCGCGATGACGGAGACGCGCGCTACGGTCTTCATTCGAGAATCCTTCGCTCAGATCCGGGCCGTGGTCGGCTCCGGATTGGTGGCCCTATTATTTCTGATTCGTTACAGTTTGTTGACGGCAAAATTGCTGCAATGTCGCTTTTAT includes the following:
- a CDS encoding branched-chain amino acid aminotransferase, with translation MASTADTTGLTFTRNPHPAPVAADARAQVLANPGFGTTFTDHMVEIDYAEGQGWHDARVVPYGPIALDPAAAVLHYAQEIFEGLKAYRLADGGIALFRPEANAQRFNASARRLAMPELPEDLFVEAVRQQVLADKDWFPTVEGGSMYLRPFMFASEAFLGVRPARQYKFMVIASPAGNYFKSGAPAVSIWVSDYTRAAPGGTGAAKCGGNYAASLVPTAEAFSRGHDQVLFLDAAEHKWVEELGGMNLFFVFDDGSILTPELTGTILPGITRSSLLTLAAEEGLTVREGRYSLDQWKADAASGKLIETFACGTAAVVTPVGKVASRDGEFTIGSGGPGQLTQKLRQKLVGIQRGEIADTHGWVSRIA
- a CDS encoding OprO/OprP family phosphate-selective porin, with amino-acid sequence MKTVARVSVIALACAAGWSIPAHASTAKPDLAALQAQLQQMQSQMQSQMDAMQAMQAQIATLQNQLAEAKAKGDATATAVAAIPAPTVTGKPPVAITWDGGPRIESPVDPKNPKAGKWSFKPRGRLQIDAASVMAPSSIGSKSLGIGSEFRRAYLGVDGTIPGNFGYRIEADFANSSVELTDVFLTYNGIRNVTVTLGQQKPFESMEDTESDLFTSFMERASFNTAFGFERRLGLSAQYQKGMVLAQVGAFTDNVSDLNADSNNSYSIDGRFALQPKLMGGQLHLGGSAHYHDLNDGYSTVRYRARPFTHTTDVRFVDTKAISALSETNYGLEFAWTGGPLHFAAESQWMKTNRPGALADPTFNGGYAEAGLFLTKGDTLPYRLADGAWGRIKPKNPVDKGGIGAVQVNVRYDWLDLNDNGVIGGRQQLAGASLLWVPTDYVRFILDYGHMWINDAAVAAGTDRSYSADVLGMRAQFDF